One segment of Fibrobacter sp. UWB10 DNA contains the following:
- a CDS encoding T9SS type A sorting domain-containing protein encodes MVKTQKNWSRTLAVGAALGAALATSAIAATSPDFPLTGWATQNGSTTGGANYGTVTVDNVSDLKSYAKAGNKTIYIKPGTYAGTVEVGSNVTLYGYPGVTITQPSKGSGIKISGSKNVIVRNISVQGVGAVDEDDEDCLQINHEAKNIWIDHVHVYDGHDGNMDIVNQSDYITVSWSKFTYTSKSKNHQFSNLFGNSDSKTADANALKITVHHNWWGDGVKERMPRVRFGQVHVVNNLYTSSAASYCVRAGMKANIRVESNVFIGVKNPLDYNNQSKEDAKVSMINNYYEKTSGNTTGQGTAFTPPYQMSVTDVSNQAKAYALRDSIQAYAGPTLPAPGSSQVTPVSSSSVVVSSSSQAKSSSSVVPASSSSAKSSSSQTPVAGEASLTKHGSGSANQEVAQGASIVEFYYTIEGATGATVTGLPQGVTGTLKGLDYYISGTVASTAAPGAYKFTVTTTGASKNASKSGSITVTGAGNTEPKSSSSVASSSSETVASSSSQTAELSSSSETSTGFVAVTAARINLSVSGRDLLIQGANAKPVTVFDMQGRLIRKTIATGNQLVVPLPGAGGYLVRVGSESHTVRIR; translated from the coding sequence ATGGTTAAAACACAGAAAAACTGGTCTAGAACTCTTGCCGTAGGCGCAGCATTGGGCGCAGCCCTCGCAACTTCCGCGATTGCGGCCACGTCACCTGATTTTCCGCTGACGGGCTGGGCGACCCAAAACGGCAGCACCACTGGCGGAGCCAATTACGGCACAGTCACCGTTGACAACGTCAGCGATCTTAAAAGCTACGCCAAAGCGGGCAACAAAACAATCTACATCAAGCCTGGTACTTATGCAGGTACCGTGGAAGTCGGTAGCAACGTTACCCTTTACGGCTATCCTGGAGTCACAATCACTCAGCCGTCCAAAGGAAGCGGTATCAAGATTTCCGGCTCCAAGAACGTGATTGTTCGAAACATTTCTGTGCAAGGTGTTGGTGCGGTCGATGAAGATGATGAAGACTGCTTACAAATAAATCATGAAGCAAAAAACATTTGGATTGACCATGTTCATGTCTACGACGGGCACGATGGTAACATGGACATTGTAAACCAGTCTGATTATATTACAGTCTCGTGGAGCAAGTTCACCTATACGTCCAAATCCAAGAACCATCAATTTTCCAATCTTTTCGGCAATAGTGATTCAAAAACTGCAGATGCTAACGCCTTGAAGATTACCGTGCACCATAACTGGTGGGGCGATGGTGTAAAGGAACGTATGCCCCGCGTGAGATTTGGCCAGGTTCATGTGGTTAACAACCTCTACACAAGCTCTGCCGCAAGCTATTGCGTTCGTGCCGGCATGAAGGCAAACATCCGTGTCGAAAGCAATGTGTTCATTGGTGTAAAAAATCCTTTGGATTACAACAATCAGTCCAAAGAAGATGCCAAAGTTTCGATGATTAACAACTATTACGAAAAGACCTCCGGCAACACAACAGGCCAAGGAACTGCGTTCACGCCGCCATACCAAATGAGCGTTACCGATGTGAGTAATCAGGCAAAAGCTTACGCGCTCCGTGATTCCATCCAGGCTTACGCTGGCCCAACGCTCCCGGCTCCGGGTAGCTCGCAGGTGACTCCGGTTTCTTCTTCTAGCGTAGTGGTGTCGAGTTCTTCGCAGGCAAAGTCCAGCAGCAGTGTTGTGCCTGCATCGAGTTCTTCTGCCAAGTCCAGCTCGTCGCAGACGCCTGTCGCGGGCGAGGCTAGCCTCACCAAGCACGGCTCGGGCAGCGCAAATCAGGAAGTGGCCCAAGGTGCCTCTATCGTGGAATTCTACTACACGATTGAAGGCGCAACAGGTGCCACCGTAACGGGCCTTCCGCAGGGTGTGACGGGTACGCTCAAGGGTCTTGACTACTACATTTCGGGCACGGTCGCTTCTACAGCTGCACCGGGCGCATATAAATTCACCGTGACGACGACGGGCGCTTCCAAGAATGCATCCAAGAGCGGATCGATTACCGTGACGGGCGCCGGCAATACTGAGCCGAAGTCTAGCAGCAGCGTGGCCTCTAGCTCTAGCGAAACAGTCGCCTCCAGTTCCTCGCAGACTGCAGAACTTTCTTCGAGCAGCGAGACTTCGACTGGCTTTGTGGCTGTGACTGCCGCTCGCATTAACCTTTCTGTCTCGGGCCGCGACTTGCTGATTCAAGGCGCAAACGCAAAGCCTGTTACAGTGTTCGATATGCAGGGACGCTTGATTCGCAAGACCATTGCGACTGGCAATCAGCTGGTAGTGCCGCTCCCCGGCGCTGGCGGCTACCTGGTGCGCGTGGGCTCCGAGAGCCACACTGTTCGAATTCGATAG
- the clpX gene encoding ATP-dependent Clp protease ATP-binding subunit ClpX, whose translation MYRSGKNHPTVTCSFCGKPAERVEKMITGAGVQICSDCVAMCHRIIEEDRVRAKQESAAAEASSKPLPLPTEIKAHLDEYVIGQDQAKTALSVAVYNHYKRLRYKQAHPDAQEVEKSNLLLVGPTGSGKTLLAQTMARFLDVPFTIADATVLTEAGYVGEDVDSIIVRLLQAADYDVARAERGIIFIDEIDKIARKTANPSITRDVSGEGVQQGLLKLLEGTVAAVPPKGGRKHPEQPLVQVNTKNILFICGGAFETLDKIISRRVNTGGMGFGADIRSAEENSLSELFKLLEPDDLIQFGLIPEIVGRLPVAVALEELDEAALLNILTQPKNALVKQYKSLFEMDGIELKFEDDALKEIVRETMVRKTGARGLRSVMEKTLQKAMFEMPGSGNKEFVVTAEIVKNGLKAPEKKSADKTVALNAGAETAKKSRKKAS comes from the coding sequence ATGTATCGTAGCGGGAAAAATCACCCGACGGTTACGTGTAGTTTTTGCGGCAAGCCCGCAGAACGCGTCGAGAAGATGATTACGGGCGCAGGCGTACAGATTTGTAGCGACTGCGTTGCGATGTGTCACCGCATTATCGAAGAAGACCGCGTGCGCGCCAAGCAGGAATCTGCTGCTGCCGAAGCTTCTTCGAAACCGCTCCCGCTCCCGACCGAAATCAAGGCGCACCTGGACGAATACGTGATTGGCCAGGATCAGGCGAAGACCGCCCTTTCTGTGGCGGTGTACAACCACTACAAGCGCCTGCGCTACAAGCAGGCTCACCCCGATGCGCAAGAAGTCGAAAAATCGAACTTGCTGTTGGTGGGTCCGACTGGTTCGGGTAAGACGCTCTTGGCTCAGACCATGGCGCGTTTCTTGGATGTGCCCTTTACTATTGCCGATGCGACCGTGCTGACTGAAGCTGGTTATGTGGGCGAAGATGTGGACAGCATTATCGTGCGCCTGTTGCAGGCTGCCGATTACGATGTGGCCCGCGCCGAACGCGGTATTATCTTTATCGATGAAATTGATAAAATTGCCCGTAAGACTGCCAACCCCTCTATTACTCGCGACGTAAGTGGCGAAGGCGTGCAGCAGGGTCTTTTGAAGCTTTTGGAAGGTACGGTTGCTGCAGTTCCGCCGAAGGGTGGCCGTAAGCATCCGGAACAGCCGCTGGTGCAGGTGAATACCAAGAACATCTTGTTCATTTGCGGTGGCGCCTTCGAAACGCTGGACAAGATTATTTCTCGCCGCGTGAATACGGGTGGCATGGGCTTTGGCGCCGACATCCGTAGCGCCGAAGAAAACTCGCTCAGCGAACTCTTCAAGCTCTTGGAACCCGATGACCTGATTCAGTTCGGTTTGATTCCTGAAATCGTGGGCCGCTTGCCTGTGGCTGTCGCCCTCGAAGAACTCGATGAGGCTGCGCTCCTGAATATTCTGACCCAGCCGAAGAATGCCCTTGTGAAACAGTACAAGAGCTTGTTCGAAATGGACGGAATCGAGCTCAAGTTCGAAGACGACGCTCTCAAGGAAATTGTTCGCGAAACCATGGTCCGCAAGACAGGTGCCCGCGGGCTCCGCTCCGTAATGGAAAAGACTTTGCAGAAGGCCATGTTTGAAATGCCGGGTTCTGGCAACAAGGAATTCGTGGTGACCGCTGAAATCGTGAAGAACGGTCTCAAGGCTCCCGAAAAAAAGTCTGCGGACAAGACTGTTGCTCTTAATGCTGGTGCCGAAACGGCAAAGAAAAGTCGCAAAAAGGCATCTTAG
- a CDS encoding ATP-dependent Clp protease proteolytic subunit, with product MIIPTVIETTGRGERAYDIYSRLLKERIIFLGTPINDEVANNVMAQLIFLEYENPEKDITLYINSPGGYVSAGLAIYDTMQHVRPNIATICIGNCASMAAVLLAAGTKGKRYALPHSRIMLHQPSGAATGQSTDIQITAKEIVRTKETLAEIVAKHTGKSIDEVREKTDRDFYMGPEEAKAFGVIDEIFVPRKEGI from the coding sequence ATGATCATCCCTACCGTCATTGAGACCACCGGACGCGGTGAACGCGCCTACGATATCTATTCCCGTCTCCTTAAGGAACGTATTATCTTCTTGGGCACTCCGATTAACGACGAAGTGGCGAACAACGTCATGGCCCAGTTGATTTTCCTTGAATACGAGAATCCGGAAAAGGATATCACGCTGTACATCAACAGCCCGGGTGGTTACGTGTCGGCAGGGCTTGCCATTTATGACACCATGCAGCATGTTCGCCCGAACATTGCGACCATCTGCATTGGTAACTGCGCTTCGATGGCTGCAGTGTTGCTTGCGGCAGGTACCAAGGGCAAGCGTTACGCGCTCCCGCACTCCCGCATCATGCTTCACCAGCCGTCTGGCGCTGCTACCGGTCAGTCGACCGACATCCAGATTACCGCAAAAGAAATCGTGCGCACCAAGGAAACCTTGGCCGAAATCGTTGCCAAGCATACCGGCAAGTCGATTGACGAAGTCCGCGAAAAGACCGACCGCGATTTCTATATGGGCCCCGAAGAAGCAAAGGCCTTCGGTGTCATCGATGAAATTTTTGTTCCGCGTAAAGAGGGCATTTAA
- the tig gene encoding trigger factor: protein MSVEIKETSATVRTLEITIPQADLTAPFEKKLGQYKKQVSMKGFRQGMVPKAMILKQFGGAIRQEAVDEVVNKLVQEALKNANIIPVGQMKVVEFNDDKEKDIALKVEVEMDPEIDIKGYADTGITVPETAVHEEEVQAEYDRLIQMWSKDEHVDRAAKKGDVVVGNYIEVVIDGEKQELPENKEFRSLLGESASPGFDEGLTGASAGETKEINFKYPDDHKDERYRGKTAQFKVEVTDVREIVPPTMDEEFCKQIGVKDVEDLKNNLAEGLANQKQDSAKNKAINEAIDKIIEANPFEVPKARVYDLIKWTLNRNAQSEKDVVEPTEEQLNGLTPEAIREIKKHRILDFIATKEKIKPAQADVDARLKQMADAYHVDFETLKGHFRQSGRINQLRDELRVQMAADFIVGIRPAAEENK from the coding sequence ATGAGCGTAGAAATCAAAGAAACAAGCGCAACCGTGCGCACCCTCGAAATCACCATCCCGCAGGCAGACCTCACTGCTCCCTTCGAAAAGAAACTGGGTCAATACAAGAAGCAGGTCTCCATGAAGGGTTTCCGCCAGGGCATGGTGCCGAAGGCAATGATCCTGAAGCAGTTCGGCGGCGCAATCCGTCAGGAAGCTGTGGATGAAGTCGTGAACAAGCTCGTTCAGGAAGCGCTCAAGAACGCAAATATTATCCCCGTTGGCCAGATGAAGGTCGTTGAATTCAACGACGACAAGGAAAAAGACATCGCACTGAAGGTCGAAGTCGAAATGGATCCGGAAATCGACATCAAGGGCTATGCTGACACGGGTATCACCGTTCCGGAAACCGCCGTTCATGAAGAAGAAGTCCAGGCCGAATATGACCGCTTGATTCAGATGTGGAGCAAGGACGAACATGTGGACCGCGCTGCCAAGAAGGGCGACGTGGTTGTCGGCAACTACATCGAAGTCGTGATCGACGGCGAAAAGCAGGAACTCCCGGAAAACAAGGAATTCCGTTCTCTCCTCGGCGAATCTGCCTCTCCGGGATTCGACGAAGGCCTCACGGGTGCTTCTGCTGGCGAAACCAAGGAAATCAACTTCAAGTATCCGGATGACCACAAGGACGAACGCTATCGCGGCAAGACCGCCCAGTTCAAGGTCGAAGTCACCGACGTGCGCGAAATTGTTCCGCCGACCATGGACGAAGAATTCTGCAAGCAGATTGGCGTGAAGGATGTCGAAGACCTGAAGAACAACCTCGCCGAAGGCCTCGCTAACCAGAAGCAGGACAGCGCCAAGAACAAGGCTATCAACGAAGCTATCGACAAGATCATCGAAGCTAACCCGTTCGAAGTGCCGAAGGCCCGCGTTTATGACCTCATCAAGTGGACGCTGAACCGCAATGCCCAGAGCGAAAAGGACGTGGTGGAACCGACCGAAGAACAGCTGAACGGCCTTACTCCGGAAGCAATCCGCGAAATCAAGAAGCACCGCATTCTCGACTTCATCGCTACCAAGGAAAAGATCAAGCCGGCACAGGCTGACGTCGATGCTCGCCTGAAGCAGATGGCTGACGCTTACCACGTGGACTTCGAAACCCTCAAGGGCCACTTCCGTCAGTCCGGCCGTATCAACCAGCTCCGCGACGAACTCCGTGTTCAGATGGCTGCCGACTTCATCGTTGGTATCCGCCCGGCTGCTGAAGAAAACAAGTAA
- a CDS encoding acyltransferase family protein: MVFGHITQHAGLWQGQQTLYSFWCSLIFFMMPWFFFKAGMFFREKPTLVEIKASAKRLLIPFVLFSLCGACLEYAAKMSHEGFTTAGFIRDNLHALLMGGALESNPPLWFLFSLFFARIIFNILFKKLPDYIIAIIGLVVACVLMQVSLNLPHYFGNVFAGLFFLAAAHFLKDKQFKFPILIAAIVTFIAVYAVDFPQVDMHLHKIFSGTYLLWLPASLAGIVILDHIARIRLVEKIRLQVIGKDSMTYYVLHWLVIVCASIVVKRIWPEASPELKVALYTIACVITLPLASSIYKRASKRFHKE, translated from the coding sequence ATGGTATTCGGCCACATCACGCAACATGCGGGACTATGGCAAGGGCAACAAACCCTGTACTCTTTTTGGTGCAGCCTGATATTTTTCATGATGCCCTGGTTTTTCTTTAAAGCCGGAATGTTCTTTCGCGAAAAGCCCACCCTTGTCGAAATCAAGGCGTCGGCAAAAAGACTCCTAATTCCCTTCGTGCTATTTTCACTCTGCGGTGCATGCCTCGAATATGCTGCCAAAATGAGCCACGAAGGCTTTACAACCGCCGGATTCATTCGAGATAACCTGCACGCCCTACTTATGGGAGGCGCCCTTGAAAGCAACCCGCCGCTTTGGTTCCTGTTCAGCCTCTTTTTTGCAAGAATTATTTTCAACATTCTCTTTAAAAAACTGCCCGACTACATCATCGCCATTATCGGACTTGTTGTAGCATGCGTCCTTATGCAAGTTTCCCTAAACTTGCCCCATTATTTCGGGAATGTATTTGCAGGCCTATTTTTCCTTGCAGCAGCCCATTTCTTAAAAGACAAGCAATTCAAGTTTCCAATCCTGATTGCCGCCATCGTGACATTCATCGCCGTTTATGCTGTTGACTTTCCTCAAGTCGACATGCACCTCCACAAAATCTTTAGCGGCACCTATCTCCTATGGCTCCCGGCATCTCTTGCAGGCATCGTTATTCTCGACCATATCGCGAGAATCCGCCTGGTCGAAAAAATAAGACTGCAAGTTATCGGCAAAGATTCCATGACCTATTACGTGTTGCACTGGCTCGTAATAGTATGCGCCTCAATTGTCGTTAAAAGAATATGGCCCGAGGCATCCCCAGAATTAAAGGTCGCGCTCTACACAATCGCCTGCGTTATAACGCTCCCCCTCGCAAGCTCAATCTACAAGCGTGCAAGCAAGCGATTCCATAAGGAATAG
- a CDS encoding acyltransferase family protein — protein sequence MTENKRNYGIDLLRIVSMQMIVMLHVLGAGGILGHAPYGSPNYYAAWGLENLILCAVNCYALISGYVGIYSTFKLKNIVALWFQVEFYSLGIALLLYFLCPGVFGVGDILKSGLPVLFERYWYFSAYFLMFFFMPFMQRFVLGVSKETVVKFLAIVFVLLSILPTLVDSDVFYTMNGYSALWLIVMYILGAAIRHHGLLQNRCARFYVAVFGGAIACNWIVKFGLAYLSVRLTGAENAHTNVLLEYTSPTIIVASVMLLILFSRINLGKVALTLVKFLSPLAFGVYLIHMQPMLWTLFGEAPFAYLVELPLYKAAPWFVAIVVSVYLGCSLLEWVRRLLFKLLHVSALEIWISEKAYSLWNRLLARL from the coding sequence ATGACTGAAAACAAAAGGAATTATGGCATTGATTTATTGCGCATTGTTTCGATGCAGATGATCGTCATGCTCCATGTGCTGGGGGCCGGCGGCATTTTAGGACATGCTCCCTATGGCTCGCCGAATTACTATGCGGCGTGGGGACTTGAAAACCTGATTCTTTGTGCGGTCAACTGTTATGCACTGATTTCGGGTTACGTGGGAATCTATTCGACTTTTAAGCTTAAAAATATTGTGGCGCTCTGGTTCCAGGTGGAATTCTATTCTTTGGGCATTGCGCTGTTGTTGTATTTCTTGTGCCCGGGTGTATTCGGTGTTGGCGATATTTTAAAGTCGGGGCTTCCGGTTCTTTTTGAGCGGTATTGGTATTTCTCGGCGTATTTCCTGATGTTCTTCTTTATGCCGTTTATGCAGCGCTTTGTGCTTGGCGTTTCTAAAGAGACTGTTGTGAAGTTCCTTGCGATTGTGTTTGTGCTGCTTTCGATTTTGCCGACACTTGTCGATAGTGATGTTTTCTATACGATGAACGGTTATAGCGCCTTGTGGCTAATCGTGATGTATATTCTCGGGGCGGCGATTCGCCATCATGGGTTGTTGCAGAATAGGTGCGCCCGCTTTTACGTGGCCGTTTTTGGCGGTGCAATTGCGTGCAACTGGATTGTGAAATTTGGACTTGCTTATTTGTCGGTCCGCTTGACAGGTGCCGAAAACGCGCATACCAATGTGCTGCTGGAATATACTTCGCCGACGATTATTGTAGCTTCGGTAATGCTTTTGATTTTGTTCTCTCGAATCAACTTGGGCAAGGTCGCTTTGACTCTTGTGAAGTTCCTCTCGCCGCTTGCTTTTGGTGTGTACCTGATACACATGCAGCCGATGCTTTGGACCTTGTTTGGTGAAGCTCCTTTTGCCTACTTGGTAGAACTCCCGCTTTATAAGGCGGCGCCTTGGTTTGTAGCGATTGTTGTATCGGTCTACTTGGGCTGTTCTCTTTTGGAATGGGTTCGCAGGCTGCTGTTCAAGCTGCTGCATGTATCGGCGCTTGAAATCTGGATTTCGGAAAAAGCCTATTCCTTATGGAATCGCTTGCTTGCACGCTTGTAG
- a CDS encoding glycosyltransferase, whose product MPKVSVIVPAYNTCDSFFRKCIESLVGQTLKDIEIIVIDDGSTPEQGSDAPCVRLAKQYASADSRIKFLQQDHKGVSEARNLGIQKATGEYTVFLDSDDWFDTDALESLYNFASTQKSDITIFENYRDTENSCQAFKAFDSDIKLFENDNLAELIKNAVQTNPLHCGIIIGVCCKFYRSDFLKSNNLIFRKGISLGEDRLFFLNALCKRPRLSYLSRPFYHYRESEGSLSQALRKDFGALVANSEKLIGELPLCDIYGIDRTRYLSWLYTDMSRIVYASLIQYYLNPQNKESFFESRKNFLEFINLDATQRALENYNQDAFTQRDRFKFFLCKHKLFSVLYLFKVKLSLQRKILCRHK is encoded by the coding sequence ATGCCTAAAGTCAGTGTCATTGTTCCCGCCTACAATACGTGCGATTCCTTTTTCAGGAAGTGTATTGAAAGTCTTGTAGGCCAGACACTCAAGGATATCGAAATCATCGTTATCGATGACGGCTCCACCCCGGAACAAGGTAGCGACGCTCCCTGTGTGAGGCTCGCAAAGCAATACGCAAGCGCCGATTCGCGAATCAAGTTTTTGCAGCAAGACCACAAAGGCGTTTCCGAAGCCCGCAACCTGGGCATTCAAAAAGCCACTGGCGAATACACCGTATTCCTCGATTCCGACGATTGGTTCGACACAGACGCTCTAGAATCACTCTATAATTTCGCGAGCACGCAAAAATCCGATATCACGATATTTGAAAACTATCGCGACACCGAAAATTCATGCCAAGCATTCAAGGCATTCGACAGCGACATCAAACTTTTTGAAAACGACAACCTTGCCGAACTCATCAAGAACGCAGTCCAAACAAATCCCCTGCATTGTGGCATTATCATCGGAGTATGCTGCAAGTTCTACCGCAGCGATTTCCTGAAAAGCAATAATCTGATTTTCCGCAAGGGAATCTCGCTCGGCGAAGATAGATTGTTCTTCTTAAACGCCTTATGCAAGCGCCCGAGACTTTCGTATCTGTCTAGGCCATTCTACCATTACCGCGAATCCGAAGGCTCTCTGTCGCAGGCGCTCCGCAAAGATTTCGGCGCCCTTGTAGCCAACAGCGAAAAACTCATTGGCGAGCTCCCCCTCTGCGATATTTACGGTATCGACAGAACCCGCTACCTTTCGTGGCTATACACGGATATGTCGCGAATCGTATATGCATCGCTCATTCAATATTACTTGAATCCGCAAAACAAGGAATCGTTCTTTGAGTCGCGCAAGAACTTCCTTGAATTTATAAACCTCGATGCAACCCAAAGGGCCCTCGAAAATTATAATCAGGACGCTTTCACGCAAAGAGACCGTTTCAAGTTCTTCCTCTGCAAGCATAAACTGTTCTCAGTCCTATACCTATTCAAGGTCAAGCTTTCGCTGCAAAGAAAAATTCTATGCCGTCACAAGTAA
- a CDS encoding O-antigen polymerase — MEDYLVSIACASIALLCILYVGILKRDLFHPTVFYVFCQSMTLGIAYLKISRAMTDFTAVTWFVWLGALVAFILGSTVYYIVSPERHKIERSRLQEISATYNWKLHFAISILLTILFVMGALLVARAIGGFYLFSIGKKTLEANTETSVFANVSYASSPIVVVALMVASFKSINPYKWIRILSFIMAVGVITLSVCVYPGRNSLFLCLGSSFILFNYLKKKIPVKAVVTVLLLAVSSFVVVGMMRSQYADDSLEGMGLEYMMKLPYDYVANNYWNLDYAINPPSDREIHPYTYGLDMAGVFIEYSGIPASFRKSYGWDDMFNSRIQKVYGYNTVSYLWEVYKNFGMAGCIFFPFAVSFLMSFLYERMCSRCTPQMFMLMSFSIYYVGWSFFAAGFKFAHVWLWVYIAVMMGLICKKRLLAREPELSQN; from the coding sequence GTGGAAGACTATTTAGTTTCGATTGCGTGTGCGTCTATTGCGCTGCTCTGCATTCTCTATGTAGGGATACTCAAGAGGGATCTCTTTCATCCGACCGTTTTCTATGTCTTTTGTCAATCGATGACCTTGGGGATTGCTTACCTCAAGATTAGTCGTGCCATGACTGATTTTACCGCGGTAACGTGGTTTGTCTGGCTTGGCGCCCTTGTTGCCTTTATTTTAGGGTCAACGGTCTACTACATTGTAAGCCCCGAGAGGCATAAGATAGAACGGTCGCGCTTGCAAGAAATTTCTGCCACGTATAACTGGAAACTGCATTTTGCGATATCGATTTTGCTCACGATTTTATTCGTGATGGGTGCGCTTCTTGTGGCGCGAGCCATTGGCGGTTTTTACTTGTTTAGCATTGGCAAGAAAACGCTTGAAGCAAATACTGAAACTTCTGTATTTGCCAACGTTTCGTATGCAAGTTCGCCGATTGTGGTTGTTGCGCTCATGGTGGCATCTTTCAAGTCGATTAACCCTTATAAATGGATTCGCATTCTTTCGTTTATTATGGCTGTCGGTGTAATTACGCTTTCGGTTTGCGTTTACCCGGGCCGTAACTCGCTGTTTTTGTGCTTGGGTTCTAGCTTCATTCTTTTCAACTATTTGAAAAAGAAGATTCCCGTGAAAGCGGTTGTAACGGTCCTGTTGCTTGCGGTGTCGTCGTTTGTGGTGGTGGGCATGATGCGTTCACAGTATGCCGACGATTCACTCGAAGGCATGGGCTTGGAATACATGATGAAATTGCCCTATGACTACGTAGCGAACAACTACTGGAATTTGGACTATGCTATCAATCCACCGTCTGATAGGGAAATTCACCCATATACGTATGGCCTGGATATGGCGGGTGTCTTTATTGAATATTCCGGCATTCCGGCTTCGTTCAGAAAATCGTACGGCTGGGACGATATGTTCAATAGCCGCATTCAAAAAGTGTATGGCTATAATACGGTGAGCTACTTGTGGGAAGTCTATAAAAACTTCGGCATGGCAGGCTGTATCTTTTTCCCGTTTGCGGTATCGTTCTTGATGTCGTTCTTGTACGAAAGAATGTGCAGCCGTTGCACGCCGCAGATGTTCATGCTGATGTCGTTTTCGATTTACTATGTCGGCTGGAGTTTCTTTGCGGCCGGCTTCAAGTTTGCCCACGTGTGGCTGTGGGTCTATATCGCTGTCATGATGGGACTGATTTGCAAGAAACGCCTACTGGCGAGAGAGCCCGAGCTTAGCCAGAATTAG
- a CDS encoding lipopolysaccharide biosynthesis protein, translating into MASETQHDMTLLEGLLKVVNSCLSHKRLFVLTIFVPVLVAFIMVMWVIKPTYSAEAIVTPPASGGGLSGSLGKLLEGTSGLSSFSSLMGNKDEGINIVWTYFNSWELHNKVIEKFHLAEHYEFDGKFHADLLKQFRRNFSLEQNDEDMFYIVFVDEDYKLASQVLTFMLDQVDSMYNNFKTTQARQSRTYMNQRLAEVEHRIDSLESEFVNFQETNHIYDPNVQTEGTMKYLSGLQVDRDAIYMALSKERKEHGENTRQFQDLQNRLKDIDIAKHQTLGGRHSNIGVVALNKVPKLSAEYARMEKELKLQAVIYTLLKQESERLYIEESNLMSNLIVLQPPWENDKKIKPLRGVTLIFVFSISFIVAVFLCCFLEFCRGVNPESSLGVEMKKFSRKVRFKS; encoded by the coding sequence ATGGCTTCAGAAACGCAACATGATATGACTTTATTGGAAGGCCTGTTGAAGGTTGTCAACAGCTGTCTTTCTCACAAGCGCTTGTTTGTGCTTACGATTTTTGTTCCGGTATTGGTGGCTTTTATTATGGTCATGTGGGTCATCAAGCCGACATATTCGGCCGAAGCGATTGTGACGCCACCTGCCAGTGGTGGCGGCCTTTCTGGCAGTCTTGGTAAGCTCTTGGAAGGTACCAGCGGCTTGTCGTCTTTTTCGTCGCTTATGGGCAACAAGGACGAAGGCATCAATATCGTTTGGACTTATTTCAATTCTTGGGAATTGCATAACAAGGTTATTGAAAAATTCCATCTGGCCGAACACTACGAGTTCGATGGAAAATTCCATGCGGATTTGCTCAAGCAGTTCCGAAGGAATTTCTCGCTGGAACAAAACGATGAAGACATGTTCTATATCGTTTTCGTAGACGAAGATTACAAGCTTGCCTCGCAGGTGCTTACGTTCATGCTGGATCAAGTGGACTCGATGTACAACAACTTCAAGACGACTCAGGCTCGTCAGTCCCGTACCTACATGAATCAGCGTCTGGCCGAAGTTGAACACAGAATCGATTCTCTGGAAAGTGAATTTGTGAACTTCCAAGAGACCAATCATATCTACGATCCTAATGTTCAGACCGAAGGTACGATGAAGTACTTGTCTGGATTGCAGGTGGACCGCGATGCGATTTACATGGCCCTTTCGAAGGAACGTAAAGAGCATGGTGAAAACACAAGGCAGTTCCAGGATCTCCAGAATCGCTTGAAGGATATCGATATTGCAAAGCACCAGACACTGGGCGGCAGGCACAGCAACATTGGTGTGGTCGCATTGAACAAGGTGCCGAAACTTTCGGCCGAGTATGCGAGAATGGAAAAGGAACTGAAGTTGCAGGCCGTAATCTATACGCTTTTGAAACAGGAAAGCGAACGCCTGTATATTGAAGAAAGCAACTTGATGTCCAATTTGATTGTGTTGCAGCCGCCTTGGGAAAACGACAAGAAGATTAAGCCCTTGAGAGGCGTGACGCTGATATTTGTATTCTCTATTAGCTTTATTGTCGCAGTATTCCTTTGCTGCTTCTTGGAATTTTGCCGCGGTGTGAATCCGGAATCTTCCTTGGGCGTGGAAATGAAGAAGTTTTCCCGGAAAGTGAGATTTAAATCGTAA